From a region of the Agrobacterium tumefaciens genome:
- a CDS encoding septal ring lytic transglycosylase RlpA family protein, which translates to MNSPVKKLGINAKSGVKLLAISVLCAAAASCSTTSETKPKQKRSKEYFSESEYGVKASPRVADGHNIPKGGGRELVGNAYTVKGRRYFPKEEPGYNKTGLASWYGSAFHGRLTANGEVYDKEHLSAAHPTFPLPSYARITNMENGSSVLVRVNDRGPFHEGRLIDVSSKTADLLDMKRTGTANVRVQYAGRAPLDGHDMPYLMASYIPKGSRAPGVAPEGQIATGVMVASASPNFVPVPASSPSYSGSTQTALVGSKKNAALQAMPLVNSAPQTFEQFAVLPEIGPFLAERPDGDFLRAPNDPGGHYLRVPTPSSKYAAAYSEEASVSKASQAFDSVLTDRGALNEESILAYVKRQNAKR; encoded by the coding sequence TTGAATTCTCCGGTTAAGAAACTCGGCATCAACGCCAAGTCGGGCGTTAAGTTGCTTGCGATTTCCGTGCTGTGCGCTGCGGCAGCGTCGTGCTCGACCACCTCAGAAACCAAACCGAAGCAAAAGCGCAGCAAAGAGTATTTCTCCGAATCGGAATACGGCGTGAAGGCCAGCCCGCGTGTGGCTGATGGCCACAACATCCCCAAGGGCGGCGGCCGCGAACTGGTCGGCAACGCCTACACGGTGAAGGGACGTCGTTATTTCCCGAAGGAAGAGCCGGGCTACAACAAGACCGGTCTTGCATCCTGGTACGGCTCCGCATTCCACGGTCGCCTGACGGCGAACGGCGAAGTCTACGACAAGGAACACCTGTCTGCCGCGCATCCGACATTCCCGCTGCCCAGCTATGCCCGCATCACCAACATGGAAAACGGCTCGTCGGTTCTGGTGCGCGTCAACGATCGCGGTCCTTTCCATGAAGGACGCCTGATCGACGTTTCCAGCAAGACCGCTGACCTTCTCGACATGAAGAGAACCGGCACGGCGAATGTGCGCGTGCAATATGCCGGACGTGCGCCGCTCGACGGCCATGACATGCCTTACCTGATGGCCTCGTACATTCCGAAGGGCTCGCGCGCTCCAGGCGTTGCACCCGAAGGCCAGATCGCAACCGGCGTGATGGTGGCTTCGGCCTCTCCGAATTTCGTTCCGGTTCCGGCGTCCAGCCCGTCTTACAGCGGCTCGACCCAGACGGCACTGGTCGGTTCCAAGAAGAATGCCGCCCTGCAGGCCATGCCGCTGGTCAACAGCGCGCCGCAGACGTTTGAGCAGTTCGCCGTTCTGCCGGAAATCGGTCCGTTCCTGGCCGAGCGCCCGGACGGTGACTTCCTGCGTGCGCCCAACGATCCCGGCGGTCATTACCTGCGCGTTCCGACGCCGTCGTCCAAATATGCCGCCGCCTATTCCGAGGAAGCGTCCGTTTCCAAGGCATCTCAGGCCTTCGACAGCGTTCTGACAGATCGCGGTGCGCTCAACGAAGAGTCCATTCTCGCTTACGTAAAGCGTCAGAACGCGAAGCGCTGA